A genomic region of Herbaspirillum sp. DW155 contains the following coding sequences:
- a CDS encoding efflux transporter outer membrane subunit, whose amino-acid sequence MSAVRLMFAPRTLTLACALLLSGCALGPAGDAPAMPQPAHYAAEATPATLGPQEARQIFVLGQRAVPQWWRAYGSPQLSAWVEEALRSNHSLAQADRNLASARLQLRAQIDESLWPTIDAVGQAQRQRALGLPNLGPTTNLYNVFAGQISASYTFDLFGVERFANSALAAQVDAQSYQFDAARRAVAANVVISAINAASLRAQVERTERLVALADADVEELQRRLALGAVSGDEVLSARASAQSLRASLPGLKAQWQGARHALAVLMGRTPDAAPPDLDIASLKLPEQVPMTVPSELLRQRPDILAADAALKVAAAQQALATAEMFPRLSISASFGQSGFSWAKATSGAGAVWGLGASLTQPLFHGGALRARRDAAGESYLAAEANYRQTVLNAFQNVADSLVALTQDADALQASAAARMASEQGWRNAQRRAQLGAYPASATRAGERQYLNASLSEIRATASRLSATATLFQAMGVGLEEVPAAPSRPAQP is encoded by the coding sequence ATGAGCGCCGTTCGTTTGATGTTCGCCCCGCGTACGCTGACGCTGGCTTGCGCGCTGCTGCTGTCGGGCTGCGCACTGGGTCCGGCCGGCGATGCACCCGCCATGCCGCAGCCGGCGCACTATGCGGCCGAGGCCACGCCGGCCACGCTGGGCCCGCAGGAAGCGCGCCAGATCTTCGTGCTGGGCCAGCGCGCAGTACCGCAATGGTGGCGCGCCTATGGCTCGCCGCAACTGTCGGCCTGGGTGGAGGAAGCTTTGCGCAGCAATCATTCGCTGGCCCAGGCGGACCGCAATCTCGCCAGCGCCCGCCTGCAATTGCGCGCGCAGATCGATGAATCGCTCTGGCCCACCATCGATGCGGTCGGTCAGGCCCAGCGCCAGCGTGCCCTGGGGTTGCCCAATCTGGGGCCGACCACCAATCTGTACAACGTCTTCGCCGGCCAGATCAGCGCCAGCTATACCTTCGACCTGTTCGGCGTGGAGCGCTTCGCCAATTCGGCGCTGGCCGCTCAGGTCGATGCGCAGTCCTACCAGTTCGATGCGGCGCGCCGGGCGGTGGCGGCCAATGTGGTCATCAGCGCCATCAACGCTGCTTCGCTGCGCGCGCAGGTGGAACGCACCGAGCGCCTGGTGGCGCTGGCCGATGCCGATGTGGAAGAGTTGCAGCGCCGTCTGGCGCTGGGTGCGGTCTCCGGTGATGAGGTGCTGTCCGCCCGCGCCAGTGCGCAATCGCTGCGCGCCAGCCTGCCCGGCCTGAAGGCGCAATGGCAGGGTGCGCGCCATGCGTTGGCCGTACTCATGGGTCGCACCCCGGATGCCGCGCCGCCCGATCTTGATATCGCCAGCCTGAAGCTGCCAGAGCAGGTGCCCATGACAGTGCCTTCGGAACTGCTGCGCCAGCGGCCCGATATCCTGGCCGCCGATGCCGCGCTGAAGGTCGCGGCCGCCCAGCAGGCGCTGGCCACGGCCGAGATGTTCCCCCGGCTTTCGATCAGCGCATCGTTCGGCCAGTCCGGGTTCTCGTGGGCCAAGGCCACCAGCGGTGCCGGTGCGGTATGGGGATTGGGCGCGTCGCTGACGCAGCCGCTGTTTCATGGCGGCGCGCTGCGGGCCAGGCGCGATGCGGCCGGCGAAAGCTATCTGGCGGCCGAAGCCAATTATCGCCAGACCGTGTTGAATGCATTCCAGAATGTGGCCGATAGCCTGGTCGCCCTGACCCAGGATGCCGATGCCCTGCAGGCCTCGGCAGCGGCGCGCATGGCTTCCGAGCAGGGCTGGCGCAACGCGCAACGCCGCGCACAACTGGGGGCCTATCCGGCCAGTGCCACCCGCGCCGGCGAACGCCAGTATCTCAATGCCAGCCTCAGCGAGATTCGCGCCACGGCCAGCCGCCTGAGCGCTACGGCCACGCTGTTCCAGGCCATGGGTGTGGGCCTGGAAGAGGTGCCGGCCGCGCCGTCAC